Proteins encoded within one genomic window of Triticum aestivum cultivar Chinese Spring chromosome 2D, IWGSC CS RefSeq v2.1, whole genome shotgun sequence:
- the LOC123049270 gene encoding uncharacterized protein, with the protein MPPATALMDDVVVEILLRLPPDEPGCLVRACLVSKPWRRLLTGNAFLRSYRKFHAAPPMLGFLHRLYDEDPCVARFVPTAKSFRPPRNRRCWYALDARHGRALFYDSESEQKPAEFVVWDPVTDGHRRIPLPETPKSWNAAVLCAVDGCDHLDCHGDDPFLVAFVGTC; encoded by the coding sequence ATGCCGCCGGCGACGGCGCTGATGGACGATGTGGTCGTGGAGATCCTGCTCCGCCTCCCGCCCGACGAGCCCGGGTGCCTCGTCCGTGCCTGCCTCGTCTCCAAGCCCTGGCGCCGCCTCCTCACGGGTAACGCCTTCCTCCGCAGCTACCGCAAGTTCCACGCGGCACCGCCCATGCTGGGATTCCTCCACCGCCTCTACGACGAGGATCCCTGCGTCGCCCGATTCGTCCCCACCGCGAAGTCCTTCCGCCCGCCACGCAACCGCCGCTGCTGGTACGCACTCGATGCCCGCCACGGCCGAGCCCTCTTCTACGATTCAGAATCAGAACAGAAGCCCGCTGAGTTCGTCGTCTGGGACCCCGTCACGGACGGGCACCGGAGGATTCCCCTTCCCGAGACCCCCAAATCCTGGAACGCGGCGGTGCTCTGCGCCGTGGATGGCTGCGACCACCTCGACTGCCATGGCGACGACCCCTTCCTCGTGGCATTCGTGGGCACCtgttag